One region of Bacteroidota bacterium genomic DNA includes:
- a CDS encoding SBBP repeat-containing protein encodes MGTLEEILPKVYQLINGEVINIKAKYTLAKTRYQAKDSALVMFLVEAYNPSYSLIIDPYAWATYYGGNSKELPSAITTDKTGNSAITGYTFSTAFPAAAATGYTVFQAGYQGGTALGYGDAFIVKFDPAGTRLWATYYGGSGNDVGYGLATDLLGNIVVTGATSSVTFPVGAIAGNTVAQTSNAGGFDIFLLKFNPLGLRLWATYYGGTGDEYGFDIATDISNNIAITGDAQSLDFPVGATAGNTVFQTACGFAGDACILKFDATGNRLWATYYGGNDIDGGRGIILDGSGNLFVTGTTASTNFPTGAVAGNTVFQAAKAFAGFDYDAFILKFDPTGVRLWATHYGGNGRDIGCDITIDLSGNTVITGYTSATNFPVGAVAGNTVFQSVTGGSYDVFVIKFNSTGARLWATYHGGYRQEWAFRCAADDNGNIYIYSESGKMQITETFL; translated from the coding sequence ATGGGAACATTGGAAGAAATCCTTCCAAAAGTTTACCAGTTAATAAACGGAGAGGTAATAAACATAAAAGCCAAATACACTTTAGCGAAAACCCGGTACCAGGCTAAGGACAGCGCTTTAGTTATGTTCCTGGTTGAAGCATACAATCCCTCGTATTCTCTCATCATAGATCCTTATGCATGGGCCACTTATTACGGGGGCAATAGTAAGGAACTTCCCAGCGCTATAACTACGGATAAGACAGGGAATTCGGCCATTACAGGATATACCTTCTCAACAGCTTTTCCTGCTGCTGCAGCAACTGGCTATACAGTATTTCAGGCGGGTTATCAGGGAGGCACAGCATTGGGTTACGGTGACGCATTTATAGTAAAATTCGATCCCGCTGGAACGCGATTATGGGCTACCTACTATGGCGGAAGCGGTAATGATGTAGGTTATGGCTTAGCTACAGATTTGTTGGGTAATATAGTTGTTACAGGGGCTACATCTTCAGTAACTTTCCCTGTAGGTGCAATTGCCGGAAATACTGTAGCCCAGACAAGTAATGCAGGGGGATTTGATATTTTTTTATTAAAGTTTAATCCTCTGGGATTACGATTATGGGCTACTTATTACGGAGGTACCGGAGATGAGTACGGTTTTGACATAGCAACGGATATTTCAAATAATATTGCTATTACCGGGGACGCGCAATCATTAGATTTTCCCGTAGGGGCGACTGCAGGGAATACTGTATTTCAGACTGCCTGTGGTTTTGCGGGAGATGCCTGTATTCTAAAATTTGATGCCACGGGCAATCGGTTATGGGCAACTTATTATGGAGGAAATGATATTGATGGAGGCAGAGGCATAATCTTGGATGGTTCCGGTAATTTGTTTGTTACCGGAACGACAGCATCAACCAATTTCCCTACGGGGGCAGTAGCAGGCAATACAGTATTTCAAGCCGCAAAAGCCTTCGCGGGGTTTGATTATGATGCCTTCATATTAAAATTTGATCCTACCGGTGTGCGGTTATGGGCTACTCACTATGGGGGAAATGGGAGGGACATAGGGTGTGATATAACTATAGATTTATCCGGCAACACAGTAATTACAGGATATACAAGCGCAACAAATTTTCCGGTGGGTGCAGTTGCCGGCAACACGGTATTTCAGTCAGTCACGGGAGGCAGTTATGATGTTTTTGTAATAAAATTTAATTCCACCGGCGCACGGTTATGGGCTACTTATCATGGAGGGTACCGGCAGGAATGGGCATTCAGATGTGCTGCTGACGATAATGGAAACATATATATATATTCGGAGAGTGGGAAGATGCAGATAACGGAAACTTTCCTATGA
- a CDS encoding ATP-binding protein yields MIKRTLYEKITGQLFKGKAIIILGARQVGKTTILEELQKNIDGKFLFLTADEPDVRERLTNVTSSQLKQVIGDNRIVVIDEAQRIKNIGLTLKLITDQIKHVQLVATGSSAFELANEINEPLTGRKYEYSLFPISVKEMIDHHGAMEEKRMLETRLIYGMYPEVVINPGKEKRALENLTGSYLYKDIFSFQEIRRPNVVEKLLQALALQVCNEISYNELAQIISADPVTVERYIGLLEQAFVIFRLYSLSRNHRNELKKSRKVYFYDNGIRNALIANFNPLSLRQDTGALWENFMVSERIKHTHYNDIYCNRFFWRTLQQQEIDYIEEREGKLFAFEFKWNKKVKPKFPKTFASAYPNAEMKMVTPDNYEEFIT; encoded by the coding sequence ATGATAAAAAGAACATTATATGAAAAAATTACGGGTCAGCTTTTTAAAGGTAAGGCTATTATTATTTTAGGAGCAAGACAGGTAGGAAAAACTACCATATTAGAGGAGCTTCAAAAAAATATAGATGGGAAATTTCTTTTCTTAACTGCTGATGAGCCTGATGTAAGAGAGCGTTTAACAAACGTTACTTCTTCTCAACTCAAACAGGTAATCGGAGATAACAGGATAGTGGTGATTGATGAAGCGCAACGAATTAAAAATATTGGGCTTACGCTTAAACTTATTACCGATCAGATAAAACATGTACAATTGGTAGCTACCGGGTCATCTGCCTTCGAACTTGCCAATGAAATCAATGAACCTCTTACAGGACGTAAATACGAGTATAGCCTATTTCCTATTTCTGTAAAAGAAATGATAGATCATCATGGGGCGATGGAAGAAAAAAGAATGCTTGAGACACGTCTTATTTATGGAATGTACCCAGAAGTGGTAATAAATCCCGGAAAGGAAAAGAGAGCGCTTGAAAATCTTACCGGAAGTTATTTGTATAAAGATATTTTTTCTTTTCAGGAAATCCGAAGGCCCAATGTGGTCGAAAAACTTTTGCAAGCTCTTGCATTACAGGTTTGCAATGAAATTTCCTATAATGAACTGGCACAAATTATATCGGCCGATCCTGTCACAGTTGAGCGGTATATTGGCTTGCTTGAACAGGCATTTGTAATTTTTCGCCTGTATTCACTGAGCCGAAATCATCGCAACGAATTGAAAAAAAGCAGAAAGGTTTATTTCTATGACAATGGTATCCGCAATGCACTGATTGCCAATTTCAATCCATTGTCATTGCGCCAGGATACTGGAGCACTTTGGGAAAATTTTATGGTGAGCGAACGTATAAAACATACGCACTACAACGACATTTATTGTAACCGATTCTTCTGGCGCACCTTGCAACAGCAGGAAATTGATTATATAGAAGAGCGGGAAGGGAAATTATTTGCGTTTGAATTTAAATGGAATAAAAAAGTGAAACCAAAGTTCCCGAAAACATTTGCATCGGCTTATCCAAATGCAGAAATGAAAATGGTTACACCGGATAACTATGAAGAGTTTATAACGTAA